A genome region from Anopheles stephensi strain Indian chromosome 2, UCI_ANSTEP_V1.0, whole genome shotgun sequence includes the following:
- the LOC118503406 gene encoding plasma membrane calcium-transporting ATPase 2 isoform X1, producing MATIDGRPAQYQITQKNLREVMEHRGREAVAKVNEYGGVTEICRKLYTSPNEGLSGSQADIDHRRETFGSNIIPPKPPKSFLTLVWEALQDVTLIILEIAAIISLLLSFYQPADEDEPIVQEEEEHYSWIEGLAILVSVFVVVVVTAFNDYSKEKQFRGLQSRIEGEHKFSVIRGGDAVQVNIGDIVVGDICQIKYGDLLPADGILIQSNDLKIDESSLTGESDHVKKNESTDPIVLSGTHVMEGSGKMVVTAVGVNSQAGIIFTLLGAAVDEHEAAAKQKKKEAKKAKKAAGAKDEITNNSHGHPQGIRSQTTVDSITSDDGGDEGGKSSGEGSGHGGKEKSVLQAKLTKLAIQIGYAGSTIAVLTVIILIIQFCIQTFVIEQKPWRNSYANNLVKHFIIGVTVLVVAVPEGLPLAVTLSLAYSVKKMMKDNNLVRHLDACETMGNATAICSDKTGTLTTNRMTVVQSYICEKLCLVTPRFSDIPRVVGEAIVEGIALNSAYTSCLMAGQNPGDPLQQVGNKTECALLGFVNGLGRNYQTIRDANAEDTFTRVYTFNSVRKSMSTVVPKPNGGGYRVYCKGASEIVLKKCAFIYGQDGVLEKFTRDMQERLLHQVIEPMACDGLRTICIAFRDFVPGKANINEVHYDGEPNWDDEENIISNLTCLCVVGIEDPVRPEVPEAIRKCQRAGITVRMVTGDNINTARSIATKCGILRPQDDFLILEGKEFNRRIRDSNGDIQQHLLDKVWPKLRVLARSSPTDKYNLVKGIIDSKVSVSREVVAVTGDGTNDGPALKKADVGFAMGIAGTDVAKEASDIILTDDNFSSIVKAVMWGRNVYDSIAKFLQFQLTVNVVAVIVAFIGACAVQDSPLKAVQMLWMNLIMDTLASLALATEMPTPDLLLRKPYGRTKPLISRTMMKNILGQAVYQLVIVFGLLFVGDWFLDIESGRGQPLNSEATQHFTIIFNVFVFMTLFNELNARKIHGQRNIFQGLFTNPIFYSIWLITLVSQVFIIQFGKVAFSTKALNIEQWLWSVFFGLGTLIWGQIVTSIPTRKMPKTMAWGRGHPESEYTEAIRLGEERYETMDNDKKPRAGQILWIRGLTRLQTQLRVVRAFRSTLEDLEERRSIHSLHSLRSSRSHPGGMSTSGTMTSQGLSNLLYPPGSNIQTGRLIGTNVGDLKYIDEDQRLHNNQHIIEKFAVWTKSTTV from the exons ATGGCGACTATTGACGGACGACCGGCCCAGTACCAGATCACGCAGAAGAATCTGCGTGAGGTGATGGAGCACCGGGGACGTGAAGCGGTGGCAAAGGTGAACGAGTACGGCGGTGTGACCGAGATTTGCCGGAAGCTGTACACCTCACCGAACGAGGGTCTGAGCGGTTCGCAGGCCGATATTGACCATCGGCGGGAAACGTTCGGTTCGAACATCATCCCGCCAAAACCGCCCAAGTCCTTCCTGACGCTCGTCTGGGAGGCGCTGCAGGACGTGACGTTGATTATCCTGGAAATTGCGGCCATCATTTCGCTGCTGTTATCCTTTTACCAGCCGGCCGACGAGGACGAACCGATTgtgcaggaggaggaggaacaCTACTCGTGGATCGAAGGTCTCGCCATCCTGGTGTCGGTGTTTGTGGTGGTCGTGGTGACGGCGTTCAATGACTACTCCAAGGAGAAACAGTTCCGCGGGCTGCAGTCTCGTATCGAGGGCGAGCACAAGTTCTCGGTCATCCGGGGCGGCGACGCGGTGCAGGTGAACATTGGCGACATAGTGGTCGGCGACATCTGCCAGATCAAGTACGGTGATCTGTTGCCGGCGGACGGTATTCTCATACAGAGTAACGATTTGAAGATTGACGAATCGTCCCTGACGGGCGAGTCGGATCACGTGAAGAAGAACGAGTCGACGGACCCGATCGTCCTGTCCGGTACGCACGTAATGGAGGGCAGCGGCAAGATGGTGGTAACGGCGGTCGGCGTGAACTCGCAGGCCGGCATCATCTTCACGCTGCTGGGTGCGGCCGTCGACGAGCACGAGGCCGCCGctaagcagaagaagaaggaagcgaAGAAGGCGAAGAAGGCGGCCGGCGCAAAGGACGAAATCACCAACAACAGCCACGGACATCCGCAGGGCATCCGAAGCCAGACGACGGTCGATTCCATCACGTCGGACGATGGGGGCGATGAGGGTGGAAAGAGTAGCGGGGAGGGTAGTGGCCATGGCGGTAAGGAGAAATCCGTGCTGCAAGCCAAGCTGACCAAGCTCGCCATCCAGATCGGGTACGCCGGTTCCACGATCGCCGTGCTGACGGTCATTATTCTTATCATCCAGTTCTGCATCCAAACGTTTGTGATCGAGCAGAAACCGTGGCGCAACTCGTATGCCAACAATCTCGTGAAACACTTCATCATCGGTGTGACGGTGCTGGTCGTGGCCGTGCCGGAAGGTTTGCCGCTGGCCGTCACCCTATCGCTCGCCTACTCGGTCAAGAAGATGATGAAGGATAACAACTTGGTGCGGCATCTGGATGCGTGCGAAACCATGGGCAATGCGACGGCGATCTGTTCCGACAAGACGGGTACGCTGACCACGAACCGGATGACGGTGGTGCAGTCGTACATCTGCGAGAAGCTGTGCCTGGTAACGCCCCGATTCTCGGACATACCGCGCGTTGTTGGCGAAGCGATCGTGGAGGGCATCGCGCTCAACTCTGCCTACACGTCCTGTTTGATGGCGGGCCAGAACCCGGGCGATCCGTTGCAGCAGGTCGGCAACAAGACCGAGTGCGCGCTGCTCGGCTTTGTGAACGGACTGGGCCGCAACTATCAGACGATCCGGGACGCCAACGCCGAGGATACGTTCACGCGCGTGTACACGTTCAACTCGGTGCGCAAGTCGATGAGCACGGTGGTGCCGAAGCCGAACGGTGGCGGCTATCGCGTGTACTGTAAGGGCGCGTCGGAGATCGTGCTGAAGAAATGTGCCTTCATTTACGGGCAGGACGGTGTGCTGGAGAAGTTCACGCGGGACATGCAGGAGCGGCTGCTGCACCAGGTAATCGAACCGATGGCTTGCGATGGGCTGCGCACGATCTGTATCGCGTTCCGCGACTTTGTGCCCGGCAAGGCCAACATCAACGAGGTGCACTACGACGGTGAGCCGAACTGGGACGACGAGGAAAACATTATTAGCAATCTGACGTGCCTGTGCGTGGTCGGTATCGAGGATCCGGTGCGGCCGGAGGTGCCGGAAGCTATTCGCAAGTGTCAGCGGGCCGGTATTACGGTGCGCATGGTTACGGGTGACAACATCAACACGGCGCGCTCGATCGCCACCAAGTGCGGCATTCTGAGGCCGCAGGACGACTTCCTGATTCTGGAGGGTAAGGAGTTTAACCGTCGCATCCGCGACAGCAACGGCGACATTCAGCAGCATCTGCTGGATAAGGTGTGGCCGAAGCTGCGGGTGCTGGCCCGTTCGTCGCCCACGGACAAGTACAACCTGGTGAAGGGTATCATCGACAGTAAGGTGTCGGTCAGCCGCGAGGTGGTGGCGGTAACCGGCGACGGTACCAACGATGGTCCGGCGCTGAAGAAGGCGGACGTCGGGTTTGCGATGGGTATTGCCGGTACGGATGTGGCGAAGGAAGCGTCGGACATCATCCTGACCGATGACAACTTTAGCAGCATCGTGAAGGCGGTCATGTGGGGCCGCAACGTGTACGACTCGATCGCGAAgttcctgcagttccagctgACCGTAAACGTTGTGGCGGTGATTGTGGCGTTCATCGGTGCGTGCGCCGTACAGGATTCGCCGCTGAAAGCGGTTCAGATGCTGTGGATGAATCTGATCATGGACACGCTGGCGTCGCTGGCGCTGGCGACGGAGATGCCGACGCCGGACCTGCTGCTCCGGAAGCCGTACGGGCGCACCAAGCCGCTCATCTCGCGCACCATGATGAAGAACATTCTCGGCCAGGCGGTGTATCAGCTGGTGATCGTGTTCGGGCTGCTGTTCGTGGGCGATTGGTTCCTGGACATCGAGTCGGGCCGCGGCCAGCCGCTCAACTCCGAGGCGACGCAGCACTTCACCATCATCTTCAACGTGTTCGTGTTTATGACGCTGTTCAACGAGCTGAACGCGCGCAAGATACACGGCCAGCGGAACATCTTCCAGGGCCTGTTTACCAATCCGATCTTCTACTCCATCTGGCTCATAACGCTCGTCTCGCAGGTGTTCATCATACAGTTCGGCAAGGTCGCGTTCTCCACCAAAGCGCTCAACATCGAGCAGTGGCTGTGGAGCGTGTTCTTCGGGCTCGGTACACTGATCTGGGGCCAGATCGTGACGAGCATTCCGACGCGCAAGATGCCGAAAACGATGGCCTGGGGCCGGGGCCACCCGGAGTCCGAGTACACCGAGGCGATCCGGCTCGGCGAGGAGCGATACGAAACGATGGACAATGACAAGAAACCCCGTGCAGGTCAGATATTATGGATCCGCGGCCTTACCCGGCTGCAGACCCAGCTTCGTGTTGTACGTGCATTTCGATCCACATTAGAAGATTTAGAGGAACGCCGTTCCATTCATAGCTTACATAGTCTTAGAAGTTCACGCAGTCATCCCGGAGGCATGAGCACGAGTGGTACAATGACTAGTCAAGGTCTCTCAAATCTCTTATATCCACCAGGTTCCAACATCCAAACCGGCCGGCTAATAGGTACTAATGTTGGCGATCTTAAGTATATTGATGAAGATCAAAGACTTCATAATAATCAGCATATTATAG AGAAATTCGCGGTATGGACAAAATCGACAACAGTCTAA
- the LOC118503406 gene encoding plasma membrane calcium-transporting ATPase 1 isoform X6 — MATIDGRPAQYQITQKNLREVMEHRGREAVAKVNEYGGVTEICRKLYTSPNEGLSGSQADIDHRRETFGSNIIPPKPPKSFLTLVWEALQDVTLIILEIAAIISLLLSFYQPADEDEPIVQEEEEHYSWIEGLAILVSVFVVVVVTAFNDYSKEKQFRGLQSRIEGEHKFSVIRGGDAVQVNIGDIVVGDICQIKYGDLLPADGILIQSNDLKIDESSLTGESDHVKKNESTDPIVLSGTHVMEGSGKMVVTAVGVNSQAGIIFTLLGAAVDEHEAAAKQKKKEAKKAKKAAGAKDEITNNSHGHPQGIRSQTTVDSITSDDGGDEGGKSSGEGSGHGGKEKSVLQAKLTKLAIQIGYAGSTIAVLTVIILIIQFCIQTFVIEQKPWRNSYANNLVKHFIIGVTVLVVAVPEGLPLAVTLSLAYSVKKMMKDNNLVRHLDACETMGNATAICSDKTGTLTTNRMTVVQSYICEKLCLVTPRFSDIPRVVGEAIVEGIALNSAYTSCLMAGQNPGDPLQQVGNKTECALLGFVNGLGRNYQTIRDANAEDTFTRVYTFNSVRKSMSTVVPKPNGGGYRVYCKGASEIVLKKCAFIYGQDGVLEKFTRDMQERLLHQVIEPMACDGLRTICIAFRDFVPGKANINEVHYDGEPNWDDEENIISNLTCLCVVGIEDPVRPEVPEAIRKCQRAGITVRMVTGDNINTARSIATKCGILRPQDDFLILEGKEFNRRIRDSNGDIQQHLLDKVWPKLRVLARSSPTDKYNLVKGIIDSKVSVSREVVAVTGDGTNDGPALKKADVGFAMGIAGTDVAKEASDIILTDDNFSSIVKAVMWGRNVYDSIAKFLQFQLTVNVVAVIVAFIGACAVQDSPLKAVQMLWMNLIMDTLASLALATEMPTPDLLLRKPYGRTKPLISRTMMKNILGQAVYQLVIVFGLLFVGDWFLDIESGRGQPLNSEATQHFTIIFNVFVFMTLFNELNARKIHGQRNIFQGLFTNPIFYSIWLITLVSQVFIIQFGKVAFSTKALNIEQWLWSVFFGLGTLIWGQIVTSIPTRKMPKTMAWGRGHPESEYTEAIRLGEERYETMDNDKKPRAGSNIQTGRLIEKFAVWTKSTTV, encoded by the exons ATGGCGACTATTGACGGACGACCGGCCCAGTACCAGATCACGCAGAAGAATCTGCGTGAGGTGATGGAGCACCGGGGACGTGAAGCGGTGGCAAAGGTGAACGAGTACGGCGGTGTGACCGAGATTTGCCGGAAGCTGTACACCTCACCGAACGAGGGTCTGAGCGGTTCGCAGGCCGATATTGACCATCGGCGGGAAACGTTCGGTTCGAACATCATCCCGCCAAAACCGCCCAAGTCCTTCCTGACGCTCGTCTGGGAGGCGCTGCAGGACGTGACGTTGATTATCCTGGAAATTGCGGCCATCATTTCGCTGCTGTTATCCTTTTACCAGCCGGCCGACGAGGACGAACCGATTgtgcaggaggaggaggaacaCTACTCGTGGATCGAAGGTCTCGCCATCCTGGTGTCGGTGTTTGTGGTGGTCGTGGTGACGGCGTTCAATGACTACTCCAAGGAGAAACAGTTCCGCGGGCTGCAGTCTCGTATCGAGGGCGAGCACAAGTTCTCGGTCATCCGGGGCGGCGACGCGGTGCAGGTGAACATTGGCGACATAGTGGTCGGCGACATCTGCCAGATCAAGTACGGTGATCTGTTGCCGGCGGACGGTATTCTCATACAGAGTAACGATTTGAAGATTGACGAATCGTCCCTGACGGGCGAGTCGGATCACGTGAAGAAGAACGAGTCGACGGACCCGATCGTCCTGTCCGGTACGCACGTAATGGAGGGCAGCGGCAAGATGGTGGTAACGGCGGTCGGCGTGAACTCGCAGGCCGGCATCATCTTCACGCTGCTGGGTGCGGCCGTCGACGAGCACGAGGCCGCCGctaagcagaagaagaaggaagcgaAGAAGGCGAAGAAGGCGGCCGGCGCAAAGGACGAAATCACCAACAACAGCCACGGACATCCGCAGGGCATCCGAAGCCAGACGACGGTCGATTCCATCACGTCGGACGATGGGGGCGATGAGGGTGGAAAGAGTAGCGGGGAGGGTAGTGGCCATGGCGGTAAGGAGAAATCCGTGCTGCAAGCCAAGCTGACCAAGCTCGCCATCCAGATCGGGTACGCCGGTTCCACGATCGCCGTGCTGACGGTCATTATTCTTATCATCCAGTTCTGCATCCAAACGTTTGTGATCGAGCAGAAACCGTGGCGCAACTCGTATGCCAACAATCTCGTGAAACACTTCATCATCGGTGTGACGGTGCTGGTCGTGGCCGTGCCGGAAGGTTTGCCGCTGGCCGTCACCCTATCGCTCGCCTACTCGGTCAAGAAGATGATGAAGGATAACAACTTGGTGCGGCATCTGGATGCGTGCGAAACCATGGGCAATGCGACGGCGATCTGTTCCGACAAGACGGGTACGCTGACCACGAACCGGATGACGGTGGTGCAGTCGTACATCTGCGAGAAGCTGTGCCTGGTAACGCCCCGATTCTCGGACATACCGCGCGTTGTTGGCGAAGCGATCGTGGAGGGCATCGCGCTCAACTCTGCCTACACGTCCTGTTTGATGGCGGGCCAGAACCCGGGCGATCCGTTGCAGCAGGTCGGCAACAAGACCGAGTGCGCGCTGCTCGGCTTTGTGAACGGACTGGGCCGCAACTATCAGACGATCCGGGACGCCAACGCCGAGGATACGTTCACGCGCGTGTACACGTTCAACTCGGTGCGCAAGTCGATGAGCACGGTGGTGCCGAAGCCGAACGGTGGCGGCTATCGCGTGTACTGTAAGGGCGCGTCGGAGATCGTGCTGAAGAAATGTGCCTTCATTTACGGGCAGGACGGTGTGCTGGAGAAGTTCACGCGGGACATGCAGGAGCGGCTGCTGCACCAGGTAATCGAACCGATGGCTTGCGATGGGCTGCGCACGATCTGTATCGCGTTCCGCGACTTTGTGCCCGGCAAGGCCAACATCAACGAGGTGCACTACGACGGTGAGCCGAACTGGGACGACGAGGAAAACATTATTAGCAATCTGACGTGCCTGTGCGTGGTCGGTATCGAGGATCCGGTGCGGCCGGAGGTGCCGGAAGCTATTCGCAAGTGTCAGCGGGCCGGTATTACGGTGCGCATGGTTACGGGTGACAACATCAACACGGCGCGCTCGATCGCCACCAAGTGCGGCATTCTGAGGCCGCAGGACGACTTCCTGATTCTGGAGGGTAAGGAGTTTAACCGTCGCATCCGCGACAGCAACGGCGACATTCAGCAGCATCTGCTGGATAAGGTGTGGCCGAAGCTGCGGGTGCTGGCCCGTTCGTCGCCCACGGACAAGTACAACCTGGTGAAGGGTATCATCGACAGTAAGGTGTCGGTCAGCCGCGAGGTGGTGGCGGTAACCGGCGACGGTACCAACGATGGTCCGGCGCTGAAGAAGGCGGACGTCGGGTTTGCGATGGGTATTGCCGGTACGGATGTGGCGAAGGAAGCGTCGGACATCATCCTGACCGATGACAACTTTAGCAGCATCGTGAAGGCGGTCATGTGGGGCCGCAACGTGTACGACTCGATCGCGAAgttcctgcagttccagctgACCGTAAACGTTGTGGCGGTGATTGTGGCGTTCATCGGTGCGTGCGCCGTACAGGATTCGCCGCTGAAAGCGGTTCAGATGCTGTGGATGAATCTGATCATGGACACGCTGGCGTCGCTGGCGCTGGCGACGGAGATGCCGACGCCGGACCTGCTGCTCCGGAAGCCGTACGGGCGCACCAAGCCGCTCATCTCGCGCACCATGATGAAGAACATTCTCGGCCAGGCGGTGTATCAGCTGGTGATCGTGTTCGGGCTGCTGTTCGTGGGCGATTGGTTCCTGGACATCGAGTCGGGCCGCGGCCAGCCGCTCAACTCCGAGGCGACGCAGCACTTCACCATCATCTTCAACGTGTTCGTGTTTATGACGCTGTTCAACGAGCTGAACGCGCGCAAGATACACGGCCAGCGGAACATCTTCCAGGGCCTGTTTACCAATCCGATCTTCTACTCCATCTGGCTCATAACGCTCGTCTCGCAGGTGTTCATCATACAGTTCGGCAAGGTCGCGTTCTCCACCAAAGCGCTCAACATCGAGCAGTGGCTGTGGAGCGTGTTCTTCGGGCTCGGTACACTGATCTGGGGCCAGATCGTGACGAGCATTCCGACGCGCAAGATGCCGAAAACGATGGCCTGGGGCCGGGGCCACCCGGAGTCCGAGTACACCGAGGCGATCCGGCTCGGCGAGGAGCGATACGAAACGATGGACAATGACAAGAAACCCCGTGCAG GTTCCAACATCCAAACCGGCCGGCTAATAG AGAAATTCGCGGTATGGACAAAATCGACAACAGTCTAA
- the LOC118503406 gene encoding plasma membrane calcium-transporting ATPase 1 isoform X7, translating into MATIDGRPAQYQITQKNLREVMEHRGREAVAKVNEYGGVTEICRKLYTSPNEGLSGSQADIDHRRETFGSNIIPPKPPKSFLTLVWEALQDVTLIILEIAAIISLLLSFYQPADEDEPIVQEEEEHYSWIEGLAILVSVFVVVVVTAFNDYSKEKQFRGLQSRIEGEHKFSVIRGGDAVQVNIGDIVVGDICQIKYGDLLPADGILIQSNDLKIDESSLTGESDHVKKNESTDPIVLSGTHVMEGSGKMVVTAVGVNSQAGIIFTLLGAAVDEHEAAAKQKKKEAKKAKKAAGAKDEITNNSHGHPQGIRSQTTVDSITSDDGGDEGGKSSGEGSGHGGKEKSVLQAKLTKLAIQIGYAGSTIAVLTVIILIIQFCIQTFVIEQKPWRNSYANNLVKHFIIGVTVLVVAVPEGLPLAVTLSLAYSVKKMMKDNNLVRHLDACETMGNATAICSDKTGTLTTNRMTVVQSYICEKLCLVTPRFSDIPRVVGEAIVEGIALNSAYTSCLMAGQNPGDPLQQVGNKTECALLGFVNGLGRNYQTIRDANAEDTFTRVYTFNSVRKSMSTVVPKPNGGGYRVYCKGASEIVLKKCAFIYGQDGVLEKFTRDMQERLLHQVIEPMACDGLRTICIAFRDFVPGKANINEVHYDGEPNWDDEENIISNLTCLCVVGIEDPVRPEVPEAIRKCQRAGITVRMVTGDNINTARSIATKCGILRPQDDFLILEGKEFNRRIRDSNGDIQQHLLDKVWPKLRVLARSSPTDKYNLVKGIIDSKVSVSREVVAVTGDGTNDGPALKKADVGFAMGIAGTDVAKEASDIILTDDNFSSIVKAVMWGRNVYDSIAKFLQFQLTVNVVAVIVAFIGACAVQDSPLKAVQMLWMNLIMDTLASLALATEMPTPDLLLRKPYGRTKPLISRTMMKNILGQAVYQLVIVFGLLFVGDWFLDIESGRGQPLNSEATQHFTIIFNVFVFMTLFNELNARKIHGQRNIFQGLFTNPIFYSIWLITLVSQVFIIQFGKVAFSTKALNIEQWLWSVFFGLGTLIWGQIVTSIPTRKMPKTMAWGRGHPESEYTEAIRLGEERYETMDNDKKPRAEKFAVWTKSTTV; encoded by the exons ATGGCGACTATTGACGGACGACCGGCCCAGTACCAGATCACGCAGAAGAATCTGCGTGAGGTGATGGAGCACCGGGGACGTGAAGCGGTGGCAAAGGTGAACGAGTACGGCGGTGTGACCGAGATTTGCCGGAAGCTGTACACCTCACCGAACGAGGGTCTGAGCGGTTCGCAGGCCGATATTGACCATCGGCGGGAAACGTTCGGTTCGAACATCATCCCGCCAAAACCGCCCAAGTCCTTCCTGACGCTCGTCTGGGAGGCGCTGCAGGACGTGACGTTGATTATCCTGGAAATTGCGGCCATCATTTCGCTGCTGTTATCCTTTTACCAGCCGGCCGACGAGGACGAACCGATTgtgcaggaggaggaggaacaCTACTCGTGGATCGAAGGTCTCGCCATCCTGGTGTCGGTGTTTGTGGTGGTCGTGGTGACGGCGTTCAATGACTACTCCAAGGAGAAACAGTTCCGCGGGCTGCAGTCTCGTATCGAGGGCGAGCACAAGTTCTCGGTCATCCGGGGCGGCGACGCGGTGCAGGTGAACATTGGCGACATAGTGGTCGGCGACATCTGCCAGATCAAGTACGGTGATCTGTTGCCGGCGGACGGTATTCTCATACAGAGTAACGATTTGAAGATTGACGAATCGTCCCTGACGGGCGAGTCGGATCACGTGAAGAAGAACGAGTCGACGGACCCGATCGTCCTGTCCGGTACGCACGTAATGGAGGGCAGCGGCAAGATGGTGGTAACGGCGGTCGGCGTGAACTCGCAGGCCGGCATCATCTTCACGCTGCTGGGTGCGGCCGTCGACGAGCACGAGGCCGCCGctaagcagaagaagaaggaagcgaAGAAGGCGAAGAAGGCGGCCGGCGCAAAGGACGAAATCACCAACAACAGCCACGGACATCCGCAGGGCATCCGAAGCCAGACGACGGTCGATTCCATCACGTCGGACGATGGGGGCGATGAGGGTGGAAAGAGTAGCGGGGAGGGTAGTGGCCATGGCGGTAAGGAGAAATCCGTGCTGCAAGCCAAGCTGACCAAGCTCGCCATCCAGATCGGGTACGCCGGTTCCACGATCGCCGTGCTGACGGTCATTATTCTTATCATCCAGTTCTGCATCCAAACGTTTGTGATCGAGCAGAAACCGTGGCGCAACTCGTATGCCAACAATCTCGTGAAACACTTCATCATCGGTGTGACGGTGCTGGTCGTGGCCGTGCCGGAAGGTTTGCCGCTGGCCGTCACCCTATCGCTCGCCTACTCGGTCAAGAAGATGATGAAGGATAACAACTTGGTGCGGCATCTGGATGCGTGCGAAACCATGGGCAATGCGACGGCGATCTGTTCCGACAAGACGGGTACGCTGACCACGAACCGGATGACGGTGGTGCAGTCGTACATCTGCGAGAAGCTGTGCCTGGTAACGCCCCGATTCTCGGACATACCGCGCGTTGTTGGCGAAGCGATCGTGGAGGGCATCGCGCTCAACTCTGCCTACACGTCCTGTTTGATGGCGGGCCAGAACCCGGGCGATCCGTTGCAGCAGGTCGGCAACAAGACCGAGTGCGCGCTGCTCGGCTTTGTGAACGGACTGGGCCGCAACTATCAGACGATCCGGGACGCCAACGCCGAGGATACGTTCACGCGCGTGTACACGTTCAACTCGGTGCGCAAGTCGATGAGCACGGTGGTGCCGAAGCCGAACGGTGGCGGCTATCGCGTGTACTGTAAGGGCGCGTCGGAGATCGTGCTGAAGAAATGTGCCTTCATTTACGGGCAGGACGGTGTGCTGGAGAAGTTCACGCGGGACATGCAGGAGCGGCTGCTGCACCAGGTAATCGAACCGATGGCTTGCGATGGGCTGCGCACGATCTGTATCGCGTTCCGCGACTTTGTGCCCGGCAAGGCCAACATCAACGAGGTGCACTACGACGGTGAGCCGAACTGGGACGACGAGGAAAACATTATTAGCAATCTGACGTGCCTGTGCGTGGTCGGTATCGAGGATCCGGTGCGGCCGGAGGTGCCGGAAGCTATTCGCAAGTGTCAGCGGGCCGGTATTACGGTGCGCATGGTTACGGGTGACAACATCAACACGGCGCGCTCGATCGCCACCAAGTGCGGCATTCTGAGGCCGCAGGACGACTTCCTGATTCTGGAGGGTAAGGAGTTTAACCGTCGCATCCGCGACAGCAACGGCGACATTCAGCAGCATCTGCTGGATAAGGTGTGGCCGAAGCTGCGGGTGCTGGCCCGTTCGTCGCCCACGGACAAGTACAACCTGGTGAAGGGTATCATCGACAGTAAGGTGTCGGTCAGCCGCGAGGTGGTGGCGGTAACCGGCGACGGTACCAACGATGGTCCGGCGCTGAAGAAGGCGGACGTCGGGTTTGCGATGGGTATTGCCGGTACGGATGTGGCGAAGGAAGCGTCGGACATCATCCTGACCGATGACAACTTTAGCAGCATCGTGAAGGCGGTCATGTGGGGCCGCAACGTGTACGACTCGATCGCGAAgttcctgcagttccagctgACCGTAAACGTTGTGGCGGTGATTGTGGCGTTCATCGGTGCGTGCGCCGTACAGGATTCGCCGCTGAAAGCGGTTCAGATGCTGTGGATGAATCTGATCATGGACACGCTGGCGTCGCTGGCGCTGGCGACGGAGATGCCGACGCCGGACCTGCTGCTCCGGAAGCCGTACGGGCGCACCAAGCCGCTCATCTCGCGCACCATGATGAAGAACATTCTCGGCCAGGCGGTGTATCAGCTGGTGATCGTGTTCGGGCTGCTGTTCGTGGGCGATTGGTTCCTGGACATCGAGTCGGGCCGCGGCCAGCCGCTCAACTCCGAGGCGACGCAGCACTTCACCATCATCTTCAACGTGTTCGTGTTTATGACGCTGTTCAACGAGCTGAACGCGCGCAAGATACACGGCCAGCGGAACATCTTCCAGGGCCTGTTTACCAATCCGATCTTCTACTCCATCTGGCTCATAACGCTCGTCTCGCAGGTGTTCATCATACAGTTCGGCAAGGTCGCGTTCTCCACCAAAGCGCTCAACATCGAGCAGTGGCTGTGGAGCGTGTTCTTCGGGCTCGGTACACTGATCTGGGGCCAGATCGTGACGAGCATTCCGACGCGCAAGATGCCGAAAACGATGGCCTGGGGCCGGGGCCACCCGGAGTCCGAGTACACCGAGGCGATCCGGCTCGGCGAGGAGCGATACGAAACGATGGACAATGACAAGAAACCCCGTGCAG AGAAATTCGCGGTATGGACAAAATCGACAACAGTCTAA